In Variovorax paradoxus, a single genomic region encodes these proteins:
- a CDS encoding PhoX family protein yields MSLDRRRFLLQSGSAAAVVALFGQGCAAPAADKGAGGALGFTGVPASLRDGVVIPPEYEWQLLYPWGTPTGITGIGGRMPAFSPDASNSADDQAAQAGMHHDGMHFFALDASGDRGLLVMNHEYTDEQLLHTDGVKQWTPEKVRKSLHAMGVSVIEIRRTPEGWRQVLPSPFARRVHGNTPMRIAGPAAGTPLMRTAANPAGDAVFGTFANCAMGVTPWGTYLTCEENFHGYFGGPKEAASRMTAAQRRYGTVPGSQWVEYWRFDERFDLSRHPNEPHRFGWVVEIDPFDPTATPIKRTALGRKRQESATCTVAKDGRLVVYMGDDSRFEYIYKFVSRDKVRPGTDAQARAANRHLLDEGTLYVARYDAGGRGQWLELTHGRGGLDAAGGFADQAEVLIHARLAGDVVGGTKMDRPEWIAVHPQTGEVYVTLTNNSQRGDAGKPGPDAANPRANNLFGGILRWREDGGDAAGTGFAWDHFALAGDPAQPGSGTRYPSAEVDMFGAPDGLHFDRGGLLWIQTDMSGQVIGKPPYTSLGNNQMLCADPASGRIKRFLTGPNGCEITGCVVTPDRRTLFVNIQHPGEARDDGDTKHNSAWPDGTEPGSARPRSATLAIRRRDGGIVGT; encoded by the coding sequence TTCAATCGGGCTCCGCCGCCGCCGTGGTGGCGCTGTTCGGCCAGGGCTGCGCGGCGCCTGCCGCCGACAAAGGCGCTGGCGGCGCACTGGGCTTCACCGGCGTGCCCGCCTCGCTGCGCGACGGCGTCGTCATACCGCCCGAATACGAGTGGCAGCTGCTTTACCCGTGGGGCACGCCCACGGGCATCACCGGCATCGGGGGCCGCATGCCGGCCTTCTCGCCCGACGCCTCCAACAGCGCCGACGACCAGGCCGCGCAGGCCGGCATGCATCACGACGGCATGCACTTCTTCGCCCTCGACGCGAGCGGCGATCGCGGCCTGCTGGTGATGAATCACGAATACACCGACGAGCAACTGCTGCACACCGACGGGGTCAAGCAATGGACACCCGAGAAGGTGCGCAAGTCGCTCCATGCGATGGGCGTGTCGGTCATCGAGATCCGCCGCACGCCCGAAGGCTGGCGGCAGGTGCTGCCCTCGCCCTTCGCGCGGCGCGTGCACGGCAACACGCCGATGCGCATCGCCGGCCCGGCCGCCGGCACACCGCTGATGCGCACCGCCGCCAACCCGGCCGGCGACGCGGTGTTCGGCACCTTCGCCAATTGCGCGATGGGCGTCACGCCCTGGGGCACCTACCTGACCTGCGAGGAAAACTTCCACGGCTACTTCGGCGGACCGAAGGAAGCCGCTTCGCGCATGACGGCGGCGCAGCGCCGCTACGGCACGGTGCCCGGCTCGCAGTGGGTCGAGTACTGGCGCTTCGACGAGCGCTTCGACCTGAGCCGGCACCCGAACGAGCCGCACCGCTTCGGCTGGGTGGTCGAGATCGATCCCTTCGACCCCACCGCCACGCCCATCAAGCGCACGGCCCTCGGCCGCAAGCGGCAGGAGAGTGCGACATGCACCGTCGCGAAGGACGGCCGCCTCGTGGTCTACATGGGCGACGACTCGCGCTTCGAATACATCTACAAGTTCGTCAGCCGCGACAAGGTGCGCCCCGGCACCGACGCCCAGGCGCGCGCCGCCAATCGCCACCTGCTCGACGAAGGCACGCTGTACGTGGCGCGCTACGACGCCGGGGGGCGCGGCCAGTGGCTGGAGCTCACGCATGGCCGCGGCGGCCTCGACGCGGCCGGTGGCTTCGCCGACCAGGCCGAAGTGCTGATCCACGCGCGCCTGGCCGGCGACGTGGTCGGCGGCACGAAGATGGACCGGCCCGAGTGGATCGCGGTGCATCCGCAGACCGGCGAGGTCTACGTCACCCTCACCAACAACAGCCAGCGCGGCGACGCCGGCAAGCCCGGCCCCGATGCCGCCAACCCGCGCGCCAACAACCTCTTCGGCGGCATCCTGCGGTGGCGCGAGGACGGCGGCGACGCCGCCGGCACCGGCTTCGCCTGGGACCACTTCGCGCTCGCCGGCGATCCGGCGCAGCCGGGCAGCGGCACGCGCTATCCCTCCGCTGAAGTCGACATGTTCGGCGCGCCCGACGGCCTGCACTTCGACCGGGGCGGGCTGCTTTGGATCCAGACCGACATGAGCGGCCAGGTGATCGGCAAGCCGCCCTACACCTCGCTCGGCAACAACCAGATGCTGTGCGCCGACCCGGCTTCCGGCCGCATCAAGCGCTTCCTGACCGGCCCGAACGGCTGCGAGATCACCGGCTGCGTGGTGACGCCCGACCGGCGCACGCTGTTCGTCAACATCCAGCACCCTGGTGAGGCGCGCGACGACGGCGACACCAAGCACAACAGCGCATGGCCCGATGGCACCGAGCCGGGCAGCGCCCGCCCGCGCTCGGCCACGCTGGCGATCCGGCGGCGCGACGGCGGCATCGTCGGCACCTGA
- a CDS encoding DUF488 domain-containing protein, with amino-acid sequence MSIRIVRLGTPRAEGEGLRVGTVRRPPRGVPKAEFASQNWYDVWYPNLAPSVETMKQAQEAQTPAQWNAFVRKFKAEMAEPDASRSLDLLAALSHGTALAVGCYCEDEAHCHRSVLRALLAERGADIAD; translated from the coding sequence ATGAGCATCCGCATCGTCCGCCTCGGCACCCCGCGCGCAGAAGGCGAAGGCCTGCGCGTCGGCACCGTGCGCCGCCCGCCGCGCGGCGTTCCGAAGGCCGAGTTCGCATCGCAGAACTGGTACGACGTGTGGTATCCCAACCTCGCGCCGTCCGTCGAGACCATGAAGCAGGCGCAGGAGGCGCAGACGCCCGCGCAATGGAACGCCTTCGTGCGCAAATTCAAGGCGGAGATGGCCGAGCCCGACGCGAGCCGCAGCCTCGACCTGCTGGCCGCGCTCTCGCACGGCACGGCCCTCGCGGTCGGCTGCTACTGCGAGGACGAGGCGCACTGCCACCGCTCGGTGCTGCGCGCGCTGCTGGCCGAGCGCGGCGCGGACATCGCGGACTGA
- a CDS encoding glutathione S-transferase: MQLVGMLDSPFVRRAAISLRLLGVPFEHRSVSVFSTFEQFRGINPVVKAPTLVCDDGTVLMDSTLIIDYAEALSGRSLMPAALAQRVRALRITGLALAGCEKTVQIVYEHNLRPAEKLHQPWVDRVRGQLVAAYSALEQELATSPLSADERAMTQAGVSTAVAWSFTQLMLADVIAADGFPMLSAYAARVESLPVFLGAPQV, from the coding sequence ATGCAACTCGTCGGCATGCTCGACTCACCCTTCGTGCGGCGCGCCGCCATCTCGCTGCGGCTGCTCGGCGTGCCTTTCGAGCACCGGTCGGTCTCGGTGTTCAGCACCTTCGAGCAGTTTCGCGGCATCAACCCGGTGGTGAAGGCGCCCACGCTGGTCTGCGATGACGGCACGGTGCTGATGGATTCGACGCTCATCATCGACTACGCCGAAGCGCTGAGCGGCCGCAGCCTGATGCCCGCCGCGCTCGCGCAACGGGTGCGCGCCCTGCGCATCACCGGGCTCGCGCTCGCGGGCTGCGAGAAGACCGTGCAGATCGTCTACGAGCACAACCTGCGGCCGGCCGAGAAGCTGCATCAGCCGTGGGTGGACAGGGTGCGCGGGCAGCTCGTCGCGGCGTATTCGGCGCTCGAGCAGGAGCTGGCGACGTCACCGCTGTCAGCCGACGAGCGGGCGATGACGCAGGCCGGCGTCTCGACAGCGGTGGCTTGGTCCTTCACGCAGCTGATGCTGGCCGATGTCATCGCGGCGGACGGCTTTCCGATGCTGTCGGCCTACGCCGCGCGGGTGGAAAGCCTGCCGGTGTTTCTCGGCGCGCCCCAGGTCTGA
- a CDS encoding Lrp/AsnC family transcriptional regulator codes for MNIDRKDRQILEALQADARQSLAALGKRIGLSQPAMSERVRKLEEAGVIEGYGARVNLRALGVGLQAIIRIETTHAGIASYLKLFEAMPEVLSADRVTGEDCFIVRCAIAEPADLERVVDALAVDGAVTTSLVLSSPVNKHVTVHAARPPKK; via the coding sequence ATGAACATCGACAGGAAAGACCGGCAGATCCTCGAGGCGCTGCAGGCCGACGCGCGGCAGAGCCTGGCCGCGCTGGGCAAGCGCATCGGCCTGTCGCAGCCGGCCATGAGCGAGCGGGTGCGCAAGCTCGAAGAGGCGGGCGTGATCGAAGGCTACGGCGCCCGCGTCAACCTGCGCGCGCTGGGCGTGGGCCTGCAGGCCATCATCCGCATCGAGACCACGCATGCGGGCATCGCCAGCTACCTGAAGCTGTTCGAGGCCATGCCCGAAGTGCTGAGCGCCGACCGCGTGACCGGCGAAGACTGCTTCATCGTGCGCTGCGCGATCGCCGAGCCGGCGGACCTGGAGCGCGTGGTCGACGCGCTGGCGGTCGATGGCGCGGTGACCACGTCGCTGGTGCTGTCGAGCCCGGTCAACAAGCACGTCACCGTGCATGCGGCCAGGCCACCGAAGAAATAG
- a CDS encoding SDR family oxidoreductase, producing the protein MFEAFLMSGQRILVTGGGTGLGRAMAERFLSLGADVAICGRRQSVCEETAAEWRQQFPGRRIDTFGVDIRIAQQVDEMVESLFQSGGLTGLVNNAAGNFVSPTENLSPRAFDAVANIVFHGSFYVTQAVGKRWVAQAKSGQWKQGDAFRSVMSIIVTWVDNGSPYVVPSAMSKAGIDVMTKSLAVEWARHGIRLNAVGPGEIPTEGMSKRLNPGEEPGARSKQSNPMARTGRMSELQNLASFLMAPGQCDWLTGQSIMMDGGNALATGGNFYELRQWSDADWLAARERIEAQNQKDKAQR; encoded by the coding sequence ATGTTTGAAGCTTTCCTCATGAGCGGCCAGCGCATCCTCGTGACCGGCGGTGGCACCGGCCTGGGCCGCGCGATGGCCGAGCGCTTCCTGAGCCTGGGCGCCGACGTCGCCATCTGCGGGCGGCGCCAGTCGGTCTGCGAGGAAACGGCGGCCGAATGGCGCCAGCAGTTCCCGGGCCGGCGCATCGACACCTTCGGCGTGGACATCCGCATCGCGCAGCAGGTCGACGAGATGGTCGAGAGCCTGTTCCAGAGCGGCGGGCTCACCGGCCTGGTCAACAACGCGGCGGGCAACTTCGTCTCGCCGACCGAGAACCTCTCGCCGCGCGCCTTCGACGCGGTGGCCAACATCGTGTTCCACGGCAGCTTCTACGTGACGCAGGCCGTGGGCAAGCGCTGGGTGGCGCAGGCCAAGTCGGGCCAGTGGAAGCAGGGCGATGCCTTCCGCAGCGTGATGAGCATCATCGTCACCTGGGTCGACAACGGAAGCCCTTACGTGGTGCCCTCGGCCATGAGCAAGGCCGGCATCGACGTGATGACCAAGTCGCTCGCGGTGGAGTGGGCGCGCCACGGCATTCGCCTGAACGCCGTCGGCCCCGGCGAGATTCCGACCGAGGGCATGAGCAAGCGCCTGAACCCTGGCGAGGAGCCCGGCGCGCGCAGCAAGCAGAGCAACCCGATGGCCCGCACCGGCCGCATGAGCGAGTTGCAGAACCTGGCTTCCTTCCTGATGGCGCCGGGCCAGTGCGACTGGCTCACCGGCCAAAGCATCATGATGGACGGCGGCAATGCGCTGGCCACCGGCGGCAACTTCTACGAGCTGCGCCAATGGAGCGACGCCGACTGGCTGGCCGCGCGCGAACGCATCGAGGCGCAGAACCAGAAGGACAAGGCGCAGCGCTGA
- a CDS encoding CoA transferase, whose amino-acid sequence MPNSTSPSDDHAAPLEGVRVLSLALNLPGPAALLRCRGMGAACLKLEPPGGDPMALYNRPAYAALHEGIEIRAVDLKSEAGQQQLHTELASTDVLLTSFRPSALAKLGLDWPALHGRYPGLSQVAIVGAPGERAEEPGHDLTYLAESGLVTGTDLPPTLYADMGGALLASEAVLKAMLLRSRKADGVYLEVALNASADWLALPRTWGLTQPSGAVGGAHAGYRVYPCADGRVAVAALEPHFAARLCEAAEIASRDMMAPATHEALASWLATRTRAELEAMGRERDVPLLTLAD is encoded by the coding sequence ATGCCGAATTCCACAAGCCCCTCCGACGATCACGCCGCACCGCTGGAGGGCGTGCGCGTGCTGAGCCTCGCGCTGAACCTGCCCGGCCCGGCCGCGCTGCTTCGCTGCCGCGGCATGGGCGCAGCCTGCCTCAAGCTGGAGCCACCCGGCGGCGATCCGATGGCGCTGTACAACCGGCCGGCCTATGCGGCGCTGCACGAGGGCATCGAGATTCGCGCCGTCGACCTGAAGAGCGAAGCCGGCCAACAGCAGCTGCATACCGAACTCGCGTCGACCGACGTGCTGCTGACCTCGTTCCGCCCCTCGGCACTGGCCAAGCTCGGTCTCGACTGGCCGGCGCTGCATGGGCGCTATCCGGGGCTGTCGCAGGTGGCCATCGTCGGCGCCCCGGGCGAACGCGCCGAAGAGCCGGGTCACGACCTGACCTACCTCGCGGAAAGCGGACTCGTCACCGGCACCGATCTGCCACCCACGCTCTACGCCGACATGGGCGGCGCCCTGCTCGCGAGCGAAGCAGTGCTCAAGGCCATGCTGCTGCGCTCACGCAAGGCGGACGGCGTGTACCTCGAAGTCGCCCTGAACGCATCGGCCGACTGGCTCGCCCTGCCCCGCACCTGGGGCCTGACGCAGCCTTCGGGCGCTGTAGGCGGCGCGCATGCGGGCTACCGGGTCTACCCTTGCGCCGACGGCCGCGTGGCCGTGGCCGCGCTGGAGCCGCATTTCGCGGCCCGGCTCTGCGAGGCTGCCGAGATCGCCTCGCGCGACATGATGGCGCCGGCCACGCACGAGGCGCTGGCCAGCTGGCTGGCGACGCGCACCCGCGCCGAACTCGAAGCCATGGGCCGCGAGCGCGACGTGCCGCTGCTCACGCTGGCCGATTGA
- a CDS encoding DMT family transporter: protein MSAALAWGGVLLAGALWGGGALVAQFLIDGGIAPQSLSLARFALGLPLLWWLHWRGSARPGGHWADLAGRERFQVLATGAAMALNVSCWFVGISHLGAALPTVISICCAPLIVALVSVLRGYERFGARLLAGLLLALAGVFLLVMPADGWGPLAPGHAAGVAWSLASAFCYAMVVLGNARMPARVPAVTASAWGMTVAALCMLAVAWPRGITWPAGGAQWLGVGYTGVVTTSVAYLAFAWGARRLSPTSAVIGTLIEPLVAALLAAALLAEPMAPRQWAGALLLAGAMLLLARRGESAQTD from the coding sequence ATGTCTGCCGCCCTGGCCTGGGGCGGCGTGTTGCTGGCTGGTGCGCTGTGGGGCGGCGGTGCGCTGGTGGCGCAATTCCTGATCGATGGCGGCATCGCGCCGCAGAGCCTGTCGCTCGCGCGTTTCGCGCTGGGCCTGCCGCTGCTGTGGTGGCTGCACTGGCGAGGCTCGGCGAGGCCGGGTGGGCACTGGGCCGATCTGGCGGGCCGCGAGCGCTTCCAGGTGCTGGCCACGGGTGCCGCGATGGCGCTCAACGTGAGCTGCTGGTTCGTCGGCATTTCCCACCTCGGTGCCGCGCTGCCGACCGTGATTTCGATCTGTTGCGCGCCGCTGATCGTCGCGCTGGTGTCGGTGCTGCGCGGCTACGAGCGCTTCGGTGCGCGCCTGCTCGCGGGCCTGCTGCTGGCGCTTGCAGGGGTGTTTCTGCTGGTGATGCCGGCGGACGGATGGGGACCGCTCGCGCCGGGGCATGCGGCCGGCGTGGCCTGGTCTCTGGCCTCGGCCTTCTGCTACGCGATGGTGGTGCTGGGCAATGCGCGCATGCCGGCGCGGGTGCCGGCCGTCACGGCTTCGGCCTGGGGCATGACGGTCGCGGCGTTGTGCATGCTGGCCGTCGCATGGCCGCGTGGCATCACCTGGCCTGCCGGCGGTGCGCAGTGGCTCGGCGTGGGCTACACCGGCGTGGTGACGACCTCGGTGGCCTACCTGGCCTTTGCCTGGGGCGCGCGTCGCCTGTCGCCGACCTCGGCGGTGATCGGTACGCTGATCGAGCCGCTGGTGGCCGCCTTGCTGGCCGCCGCGTTGCTCGCGGAGCCGATGGCACCGCGCCAATGGGCCGGTGCCTTGTTGCTCGCGGGCGCGATGTTGCTGCTGGCGCGGCGCGGCGAGTCCGCACAGACCGACTGA
- a CDS encoding EAL domain-containing protein, with translation MQEFFIAAWRAEFANYPLLILQAAALLGILSIALLLSRTPTERFESRTLLYGCIFGATSFSLIALASQFFNLPSKPYLSSDLLFLGGLLGGWKGGAITLAMTILGRLIFGGVNQVEAFLLDMSITAAGGVAAHLIYRKKAIKDFGWSDVLKIWGTRMACSLFSSAIIFALELVPPKISIHVTTLQIFGFSTSLFILGSVIALLRSDALVRESYFQRMQMYRTDLLSGLPNRRALSEYLEILLKRDQTQHVLLTFEVGNLKEMVRTLGHDWTDKFWGHLARELMRQESLKLTSNGKSKCFQLSDLALAFVVKETSVKQIENSQLMPRLYADITEHLQVAGGPYSSAQLRCGITNVRMAGETNSSSVLRNISLALQSSNQQIRYFHDSFSAQADRDADVHELMIGWIRTVNPPMSYQPKFDLETRQICGAEALLRANSAEGISLSPLYVLDVATRYQLLLKLEWCIVEMVIREIANCMASGFHMPLSVNISAASITVPGLGERILDRLSRYSVPFELLSIEITESGHVPDMDTVRENVHRLHSAGVGLSLDDFGAGYSTLTTLAKIPFNEVKIDYAMVSMIEQPRMNKAIGLALESATRYGATLVAEGVETEAQLAILIDMGIKFGQGFLLSKAVPMDDLIELARRERGERLYGDLE, from the coding sequence GTGCAGGAATTCTTTATTGCTGCGTGGCGGGCTGAGTTCGCAAATTACCCCCTGCTCATCCTTCAGGCAGCCGCCCTGCTCGGGATATTGAGCATTGCCTTGCTTCTCTCCAGGACGCCGACCGAGAGATTTGAATCCAGAACACTTCTTTATGGCTGCATCTTCGGAGCCACCAGCTTTTCGCTGATCGCCCTGGCCAGTCAATTCTTCAATCTTCCTTCCAAGCCCTATCTTTCGTCCGATCTGCTCTTCCTGGGAGGCCTTTTGGGCGGATGGAAAGGAGGGGCCATCACGTTGGCAATGACCATTTTGGGGCGCCTGATATTTGGCGGTGTCAATCAAGTGGAGGCTTTTTTACTCGACATGTCGATAACGGCAGCGGGCGGTGTTGCTGCTCATTTGATTTATCGAAAAAAAGCAATCAAAGATTTTGGGTGGAGCGATGTGCTGAAAATATGGGGCACTCGCATGGCGTGCTCACTTTTTTCGAGCGCAATCATTTTTGCACTGGAATTGGTGCCTCCAAAAATAAGCATACATGTCACCACCCTGCAAATATTCGGATTCAGCACCTCGCTATTCATTCTGGGCAGCGTGATCGCCTTGCTTCGTTCCGATGCGCTGGTCAGGGAATCCTATTTTCAGCGCATGCAGATGTATCGCACCGATCTTCTGAGTGGATTGCCCAACAGGAGAGCGCTCAGCGAATACCTCGAGATACTGCTCAAGCGAGACCAGACGCAACATGTGCTTCTCACATTCGAGGTCGGAAATCTCAAGGAAATGGTCCGCACCTTGGGCCATGACTGGACGGATAAATTCTGGGGTCACCTGGCGCGTGAGTTGATGAGGCAAGAAAGCCTCAAACTGACATCCAATGGAAAATCAAAATGTTTTCAACTATCCGATCTGGCGCTGGCCTTCGTAGTCAAGGAAACTTCCGTCAAGCAGATCGAGAATTCCCAGCTCATGCCTCGGCTGTATGCCGACATCACGGAGCACCTGCAAGTCGCCGGGGGGCCTTACTCAAGTGCGCAACTGCGCTGCGGCATCACCAACGTAAGAATGGCTGGTGAGACCAACTCCTCGTCTGTTCTGAGAAACATCAGCCTGGCGCTTCAGAGCAGCAATCAGCAGATCAGATATTTTCATGACTCCTTTTCTGCCCAGGCCGACAGGGATGCCGATGTTCATGAACTGATGATCGGCTGGATACGCACCGTCAATCCGCCGATGAGCTATCAGCCAAAGTTCGACCTGGAGACCCGGCAGATTTGCGGCGCCGAGGCACTTTTAAGAGCCAATTCCGCGGAAGGAATTTCTCTCTCGCCTCTTTATGTTCTGGATGTCGCAACCCGATACCAATTGCTGCTGAAGCTGGAGTGGTGCATCGTCGAAATGGTGATCCGTGAAATCGCCAACTGCATGGCCAGCGGTTTTCATATGCCGTTGTCCGTCAACATATCGGCGGCATCCATCACCGTTCCGGGTTTGGGGGAGCGAATACTGGACCGCCTGAGCCGCTACTCTGTGCCATTCGAATTGCTATCTATAGAGATCACCGAATCCGGTCATGTGCCGGACATGGACACAGTGAGGGAAAACGTTCACAGGTTGCATTCGGCAGGCGTCGGGTTGTCGCTTGATGATTTTGGAGCCGGGTACTCCACACTCACCACGCTGGCAAAAATTCCCTTCAACGAAGTGAAAATTGACTATGCAATGGTTTCAATGATCGAGCAGCCGCGCATGAACAAAGCGATTGGCTTGGCTTTGGAGAGCGCGACGAGGTATGGCGCAACGCTCGTTGCGGAAGGTGTCGAAACCGAGGCTCAGTTGGCCATATTGATCGATATGGGTATCAAATTTGGCCAAGGCTTTCTTCTTTCCAAAGCTGTACCCATGGATGATTTGATTGAGCTGGCAAGGCGAGAGAGGGGCGAACGGCTGTATGGAGATCTGGAGTAG
- a CDS encoding GGDEF domain-containing protein: MKIEEVRVNEFRKLIKPLSLGMQLGGVFFVAMSWLLADDSYKYDIRQILLLLALTMISIGASWKIPFFSLFSITTVWLICLEFVLLAAPSANRDYWMTALSIGISLAVAPVFSRISEYVIVSIGVWLIFGRGSLMDAPFGGDTKWSWLLISAVILVGIFLNALFARIHRQSILLRNKLVDLAFTDALTGIDNRRKFLSDVDKAQGSQDMNSACLLMIDIDNFKRINDEFGHPLGDEVLQQVAQTIRQSVPDEPCGRLGGEEFGVFLTQGGEERATKIADQLLIEIRELNVIGRKITASVGISRMNEKQSFSELMKNADEALYIAKSLGKDRFAIF; this comes from the coding sequence ATGAAAATTGAAGAAGTGCGCGTGAATGAATTCAGAAAGCTGATCAAGCCGCTGTCGCTTGGCATGCAGCTGGGCGGAGTCTTTTTCGTCGCGATGTCGTGGCTGCTTGCCGACGACTCTTATAAATACGACATTCGACAGATTTTACTTCTTTTGGCCTTGACCATGATCTCAATCGGTGCCAGCTGGAAAATACCGTTTTTCTCTCTATTCTCCATTACGACCGTCTGGCTGATATGCCTGGAATTTGTCTTGCTGGCGGCGCCAAGCGCCAATCGAGATTATTGGATGACGGCATTGAGCATTGGAATATCTTTGGCGGTGGCCCCGGTTTTTTCTCGAATCAGCGAATACGTCATCGTCTCCATCGGAGTTTGGCTCATCTTCGGTAGAGGCTCACTGATGGACGCTCCGTTCGGCGGAGACACCAAGTGGTCATGGCTTCTGATATCGGCGGTGATCCTGGTTGGCATATTCTTGAATGCGCTCTTCGCGCGGATACACCGTCAAAGCATCTTGCTTCGCAACAAGCTCGTGGATCTGGCTTTTACCGATGCCCTGACTGGAATCGATAATCGCAGAAAATTTTTGAGTGATGTCGATAAAGCCCAAGGATCGCAAGACATGAATTCCGCCTGTCTCCTCATGATCGACATCGACAATTTCAAGCGCATCAATGACGAATTCGGCCACCCTTTGGGAGACGAAGTGCTTCAGCAGGTGGCTCAAACCATTCGCCAATCCGTTCCGGATGAGCCGTGCGGGCGACTCGGAGGCGAGGAGTTCGGGGTTTTTCTCACTCAGGGAGGAGAAGAGCGAGCGACCAAAATCGCAGATCAGCTATTGATCGAAATACGGGAACTGAACGTGATCGGTAGAAAAATCACCGCCAGCGTCGGAATTTCGAGAATGAATGAAAAACAATCATTTTCCGAGCTGATGAAAAATGCCGATGAGGCGTTGTATATCGCAAAAAGCCTCGGCAAAGATCGCTTTGCGATCTTTTAA